A section of the Salvelinus fontinalis isolate EN_2023a chromosome 33, ASM2944872v1, whole genome shotgun sequence genome encodes:
- the LOC129831804 gene encoding paired box protein Pax-3-A-like isoform X6, whose product MTALAGAIPRMMRPMLAQNYPHSGFPLEVSTPLGQGRMNQLGGVFINGRPLPNHIRHKIVEMAHHGIRPCVISRQLRVSHGCVSKILCRYQETGSIRPGAIGGSKPKQGTTPDVEKRIEEYKRDNPGMFSWEIRDKLLMDGICDRNTVPSVSSISRIMRSKFGGKGDDDDDEDEIEKKELEEHERRAKHSIEGILGDRCAPMVPSRLQRKVLGSPPAVPPLATLWPSLCPPLPRGAGDRPLCAGRGSHDGFHRWSVQIASKDLSLRATKREKEREMGRKRETE is encoded by the exons ATGACTGCGTTGGCTGGGGCAATACCAAGGATGATGCGCCCCATGCTGGCGCAGAACTACCCCCACAGTGGCTTCCCACTGGAAG TCTCTACCCCGTTAGGCCAAGGCAGAATGAACCAGCTCGGGGGAGTTTTCATAAATGGCAGACCTTTGCCCAACCATATCCGCCATAAGATCGTCGAAATGGCCCACCATGGCATCAGGCCATGCGTAATCTCCCGTCAGCTCCGCGTCTCTCACGGTTGCGTTTCCAAAATCCTCTGCCGATACCAGGAGACCGGCTCTATTCGACCCGGGGCCATCGGGGGAAGCAAACCCAAG CAGGGGACGACGCCTGATGttgagaagagaatagaggagtaCAAGCGGGACAACCCGGGTATGTTTAGCTGGGAGATTCGGGATAAATTACTGATGGATGGGATATGTGACCGGAACACCGTTCCATCAG TGAGCTCTATCAGTCGCATCATGAGGAGTAAATTCGGAGGGAAGGgagatgacgatgatgatgaagatgaaatCGAGAAAAAGGAATTAGAAGAACACGAACGGCGGGCAAAACATAGCATCGAGGGCATCTTAGGAGACCGAT GTGCTCCCATGGTCCCCTCCAGGCTGCAGAGGAAGGTTTTGGGGAGCCCCCCAGCTGTTCCCCCCCTTGCCACTCTCTGGCCCTCTTTGTGCCCCCCGCTCCCCCGTGGGGCAGGTGACAGGCCCCTCTGTGCGGGTCGAGGCAGCCATGACGGATTCCACAGATGGAGCGTGCAAATCGCCAGCAAAGACCTCAGCCTTAGagcaacaaagagagagaaagagagagagatggggagaaagagagagacagagtag